A genome region from Paracholeplasma manati includes the following:
- a CDS encoding RNA-guided endonuclease InsQ/TnpB family protein, with amino-acid sequence YKDAYPFLKDIDSLSLANTQLNQEKAFKQFFNHKQDFPKFHSKKQDYGYTTNLVNNNIALLKGFIKLPKLGEVKIKQHRAIPSDMILKNVTVSKSSTGNYYVSILYEYQKEIKKKDVKESIGLDFSMTHFYIDHEGFKLDYPKDIQTDFNKLRVLQRSLSRRIKGSSNYHQKVLEIALLHERIRHKR; translated from the coding sequence AATATAAAGATGCTTATCCATTTCTAAAAGACATAGACTCTTTATCTTTAGCCAATACACAACTCAATCAAGAAAAAGCTTTTAAACAATTCTTCAATCATAAACAAGACTTCCCTAAGTTTCATTCAAAGAAACAAGACTATGGTTATACGACCAATCTTGTTAACAATAATATCGCTCTATTAAAAGGTTTTATCAAACTACCTAAACTGGGTGAAGTAAAGATCAAACAACATAGAGCCATACCTAGTGATATGATTCTCAAAAATGTAACGGTATCTAAGAGTAGTACAGGTAATTATTATGTTTCTATTCTATATGAATACCAAAAAGAGATTAAGAAAAAAGATGTAAAAGAATCGATTGGATTAGATTTCTCCATGACTCATTTCTATATTGATCATGAAGGATTTAAATTGGATTATCCTAAAGACATTCAAACAGACTTCAATAAACTCAGAGTCCTTCAAAGAAGTTTATCTAGAAGAATCAAGGGTTCTAGTAACTATCATCAGAAAGTATTAGAAATCGCCTTATTACATGAAAGAATCAGACATAAAAGAG